A region from the Candidatus Electrothrix scaldis genome encodes:
- a CDS encoding VWA domain-containing protein, with translation MNIKKIIALTLLFTLTACSDRSQKDAEVKNSNQNTVAHTVASSQKGNSVQKTRGTGSATTPLPSAPPREYLDAEDAGLMMEEIPAKALLLTNAPAPEPQPQWNTESYNALKENGFTSTAHDPLSTFSIDVDTASYSNVRRFINEGRLPPVGAVRIEEMINYFSYTYPQPSDDHPFSVTTELGPSPWNDSRKLVRIGLKAKDIDKKNLPPSNLVFLIDVSGSMSDANKLPLLQKAMKMLVNQLGERDKISLVVYAGNDHVVLPPTSCSEQQKIISAIDSLGAGGSTHASSGITTAYELAEQALLPKGNNRIVLASDGDFNVGITSRDELQKLVEEKRKSGVYLTVLGFGMGNYHDDTMEILADKGNGNYAYIDNLLEAKKVMVKEMSGTLFALASDVKIQVEFNPAKIAAYRLIGYENRALADEDFNDDKKDAGEIGVGHTVTALYELIPVGAAGHPSVDPLKYQKYQKPEQSAEASYADELMTVKLRYKPLQSAKSVLLSTVVKEKSPTLEETSDDFRFASAVAGFGMLLGESEHGDGVTWPQVLSLAKGAKGQDEEGYRAEFIRLVETAELLKK, from the coding sequence ATGAATATCAAGAAAATCATAGCCCTTACCCTCCTTTTTACCCTGACTGCATGTTCAGACAGGTCCCAAAAAGACGCTGAGGTAAAAAACTCAAACCAAAACACGGTTGCTCACACGGTCGCGAGTTCTCAAAAAGGCAACTCTGTGCAAAAAACGCGAGGAACAGGCTCCGCAACCACTCCTCTGCCTTCAGCTCCTCCCCGAGAATACTTGGATGCGGAGGATGCAGGCCTCATGATGGAAGAGATTCCAGCGAAAGCATTGCTGCTGACAAACGCACCTGCTCCTGAACCACAGCCCCAGTGGAACACGGAATCCTATAATGCCCTCAAAGAAAATGGTTTCACCAGCACAGCTCACGATCCTCTATCCACCTTTTCCATAGACGTAGATACGGCTTCCTACAGCAATGTACGCCGCTTCATTAATGAAGGCCGCCTTCCACCTGTTGGCGCAGTACGTATTGAGGAGATGATCAATTATTTCTCCTACACCTACCCCCAGCCAAGTGACGATCATCCTTTTTCCGTGACCACAGAGCTTGGACCCAGCCCCTGGAATGACAGCCGCAAGCTGGTTCGCATCGGCCTGAAAGCAAAGGACATTGACAAGAAAAACCTGCCCCCGTCCAACCTTGTCTTTCTGATTGATGTGTCCGGTTCTATGTCCGATGCCAATAAATTGCCTCTCTTGCAGAAGGCCATGAAGATGCTGGTCAACCAGCTGGGAGAACGGGATAAGATTTCCCTGGTGGTCTATGCGGGCAATGACCATGTGGTCCTGCCCCCGACCTCCTGTTCAGAACAGCAGAAGATCATCAGCGCCATTGATTCACTGGGTGCAGGTGGCTCCACCCATGCCTCCAGCGGCATCACAACAGCCTATGAACTAGCTGAACAGGCCTTACTGCCCAAAGGGAATAACCGCATCGTCCTGGCTTCGGACGGAGATTTTAACGTAGGTATTACCAGTCGCGATGAGTTACAAAAACTGGTTGAGGAAAAGAGGAAATCAGGCGTCTACCTGACTGTGCTCGGCTTTGGTATGGGAAATTATCACGATGATACGATGGAGATTCTTGCCGACAAGGGCAACGGCAATTATGCCTATATAGACAATCTGCTGGAGGCGAAAAAAGTCATGGTCAAAGAGATGAGCGGTACCCTCTTTGCCTTGGCAAGCGATGTCAAAATCCAGGTGGAATTTAACCCGGCAAAGATTGCTGCCTACCGGCTTATCGGTTATGAAAACCGAGCCTTGGCAGATGAAGACTTTAATGATGACAAAAAAGATGCCGGTGAAATCGGGGTGGGACACACAGTCACGGCCCTTTATGAACTCATCCCGGTGGGTGCTGCCGGCCACCCCTCAGTGGACCCGCTCAAATATCAAAAGTATCAGAAGCCCGAACAAAGTGCAGAGGCCTCGTATGCTGACGAGCTCATGACGGTAAAACTCCGCTATAAGCCGCTTCAGTCCGCAAAATCTGTCCTGCTCAGCACAGTGGTGAAGGAAAAAAGCCCGACCTTAGAGGAAACCAGCGACGATTTCCGCTTTGCCTCTGCTGTTGCCGGTTTCGGGATGTTACTCGGCGAGTCCGAACATGGCGATGGAGTCACCTGGCCGCAGGTGCTCAGCCTTGCCAAGGGCGCAAAAGGCCAGGATGAAGAAGGCTACCGAGCTGAGTTTATACGGCTTGTCGAAACGGCAGAGCTCTTGAAAAAATAA